tcagcctgggaaggcagtccatctaggagagggaaaactcggatttaaaacctccactgccttgtggccgtatccagtcatggaaaaggctccaggagtaaacctcaaggaaatccggagtcggagcccctaagacagtttgtcgttgtctacaacctcgctctggcagctcctgcgacggcgctggtgccaaactgtaacggccctgctgttcctttggatcgatcagcgacggggagaggggggacgtgctgcatgggcaacagcctgtcctccatatgacatcgatcgcccaggcttgcatccatccgaccaggatgcatcacccatggtcagtcatgaccgagaggggcctaccgctgctaataatataataataataataataatatattttattgtcattgtacataagtgcaacgagatttggtatgcagcttccatccgatgtcgtaacttaaataactaataacatttagatttagataccccgagaacatggtttgtaaaaagaacattaaaacagtaatgtttaagaaggaactgcagatgctggaaaatcgaaggtagacacaaaagctggagaaactcagcgggtgcagcagcatctatggagcgaaggaaaaagggaacgtttcgggctgaaacccttcttcagaaagtcaaaacagttcaaacagactaaagtgcagatgtgtctgtgcgacgtgaccatccgagggagacagtccaggggggggtggggggcactcagcagggccggttcagagccgctatagctctggaaatgaagctgttcctgagtctggagtctgcgggcgtagaaggccttgtaacgtctgccagagggaagtagttcgaacagtccattacaagggtgtgaggagtctttatggatgctgatggccttcctgaggcaccgtgtgtggtggaTGCCCTCCAAGCCTCGTAGTGGTGTCCCAATAAGATATCCTACGGATAAGatcctaaaccagcatctgctgttccttcctacactagaaaACATGTCCTTGACTGCTGCTAACTACAAGGGAGTTGCAGAACCCTCAATGCATTCGACCATGTCTTACCTGCTGCTTCAAATGCCCCAGGTAGCTCTTGGCTGTTAATTGTGCCCGACTTGTCAGCATCATATCTTTTGTAGACACCCTGCAGTGAGAAAATCAGAGTTACACCAAGCACCACTAAAAGTCACCTGGGGGACAAATTTCATCAGAAAAAATGGGGTCACTTTGAAAACTATAAAGCAAAGAAATTGTCCTTTAAATCTCCGCCAAAGTGGGGGAATCTATGGGTTAACATTGTCTCAGAAAACAATCTCAATACAACATGAGAGCAAGGAGTCAGGGAACCAGTTTCCCCATTGAACACACCAAGCTTCACGTATGGAGTAATTGCCAATTAGATACTCAACATGCAACATACCTGCCATAGTTTAATCTTGTTCCAAAGGTACTTGAATTCTTCAAAGCCCAGTCTCCCAGTGCTGTCAGACTAATCAGATCAGTTAAGGCAGCATAGCTAATTTGGACATTCTCTATACAGTTTTCTAAACAAAGtataatgcccccgtcccacttaggaaacccgaacggaaacctctggagattttgtgccccgcccaaggtttttgtcagtctccctacctgcttccactacctgcaaccaccggcaacctccaggaaccgcacggaaaccttgggtggggcacaaagtctccagaggtttccgttcaggtttcctaagtgggacaggggcataacttcagTGGTGGAGATATTGGTCTGGGAGTGGGCACAGTTTCATTCTTCAGGGAAACTTTGAATGCATCCTCGGAATTGTTGAGATGAACTCtcctcggtgagaccacacctggagtgttttgtgcagttttggtctccaaatttgaggaaggacattgagggagtgcagcgtaggttcacaaggttaattcccaggatggcgggactgtcatatgtcgatagaatggagcgactgggcttgtatacactggaatctagaaggatgagaggatatttaaTTGAAACAGCCCGAATCGAGGGATTTAAATCAACCCGGAGcaggccttacatcgcccagtgCGGCCTAaaacggccacgggacttaccatcgcccaccgggggctctaacatcaaaagccttgatcagctcgatgcagcagtttgactgcgggagaagaagaataaagaacagagaagagataagacttttgccttctgtcacaatgaggaggtgtttggagattcactgtgatggatgtttgtgtggaattgtgttaaaTGTGTGTGTTGGTTTTTTGCTGTTATGATGGCAGGAACGACATTTTGTTTGAACCACatatgtttgaatgacaataaatggcattctattctattctattctattcatggtAGCAGGAGCTCGCTGAAGCGAGAAACAGGCAAGGCCTGATAATTAAGCCAAAAATGGCAATTGTGCCTTCAGTGAAAGGATACATCCATGACAGCCACCATGCTGCGACAGGACTCCAAACTGAAGCCATCAGTCTTGAGGTCGGGATCTGCAGCAGAGAACAAACTGGTGAACATACAAGTCAAATTCAGACAAGTCTTTACTGCCAGGAATTGGCAGGCAACTCAAGGCACTGGAAAGGaaacattaagggcctgtcccacttggcgatctttaccgcgactgccggcatcgtttttttttttttaatattttattttattagaagtaagtacagtcatatggcaccaaagtgcctaatatatattttcataatccattttatgtacaacttctttttttttttttgttacattgaaaaaatattagaataagaaaaagaagttagatagtaaaggatagaaagatgtgaaatatatagtgtgtgaaaaaagaaaacgagtaaatgaagaaagttgcgacattttttttgtcgcgctggattttgaaatgttcaaaatcttttggcaactcTGATATGACACTGgcagtcgcccccccccccccccccccccccccaaaaaaagtttttttaaacgccaagtgggacaggccctagtgTATTTCCACATTGTCCTCAAATCTCACTGCCAGTCACACAGCAATGAAGTCGAAGCCACTCATGTTCACCTCTATACCAATCCCACTTTCTAGTGCAATTGAATGGCTCCAATGACCATTGTAGATGAAACACCCTCTGCCACTTTAAACCACCAAGGGCTGCTCCACAATGATCAAAGAACAACCAGGTGCCCATTTTGAGGCAAATCATCAATAAAACAACAAACTTAAATGAAAAGGCTCTGGACACCATCACCATTATGCCATGTCCAGTCCAAaaggaattattattttttttgtaatctctttatttgccacagaaggctgtggaggcaaagtcagtggatatatttaaggcagagatagatagattctcgattagcatgggtgtcagatgttctggggagaaggcaggagaatggggttaaaagggagTGTAGGAAATGCTGTAGGAAATACTGTTTTAAATCGAATCATACACATCAGCCATGTGTaggaaatgctggtttaaatcgaaggtggacacaaaatgctggtgtaactgactgaagaagggtctcgaacagaaacgtcacccattccttctctccagagatgctgcctgtcccgttgagttactccagctttttgtgtctacgatagatcagccatgattgaatagtggagtagacttgatgggccaaatggtctaattctactaacACTTATGATCGATCCACCtgctccagagattctgcttgacacactgagttactctagcaacgtgtctttattttgtaagccagcatctgaagtttgtcgtttgtaaaataattttaaattttgAATAATGAATCCTGAATTTtgtagtactctgcatatcgccaacttggacaatttaacatttttatcaagccaattaacaagccaattaacctacaaacctgcacgtctttggagtgtgggaggaaaccgaagatctcggagaaaacccacgcaggtcacggggagaacgtacaaagtccatacagacagcacccgtagtcaggatcgaacccggatctctggcgctgcattttggtgtaaggcagcaactctaccattgtgccaccgtgactgccattTTTAGACCAATGTTAGAATGTTATTCTGTGGCCCAATGAAGTGTAAAGTGGCAAATGAAGTCAGTACATTTAACTTTCACAAAATAAGTGCTCAACGCAAATTAATTCTATTGTAAACAAATCCAACATTTCTTTgataaagaaagtagaccctttaGTTAGTTCAGTCTCAAGCCATGCCGTGGTTAAGGTTGGCTATTGCTCAGCTGAGCGACGGCAAGGATATCAGTAAACATCAGATTTACTTCACTTAGAAATGAATATGCACCCAATTCACCGTGGGAATAAATCAAAGACTAATGTGTGTATCTTTCCTCATCTAATAAAGCTCCACTGGGAAATGAAGCAAAGATCACAAACTCAAATAGCAtttaatccatgttctcggggtatctaaatctaaattttattcgttatttaagttatgacatcggatggaagctgcataccaaatctcgttgcacttatgtgcaatgacaagatattattattattattattattatagtataTGGCAACTTTATCATATTCCCAATACCCTCATAGCTCCCTAGTATATTTATATTAACCCTTTGACTAGAAACACTTGACTgaaagatatagcacagaaacaggcccttcggcccaatgagtccatgccgaccccactagttctatgttatctcactttcccatcactccctacacactagagacatttATAGACACCAATTAACCAACGTCTTTGAGGagcgagaggaaaccagagcaatctcacacggtcacagggagtacctgcaaacttcacacagacagcacccaaggtcaggatcgtacACGagcctctggagctgtgaggcagcagctttaccaactAAAGCCACTTTGGTGCACTTTTTTCTTTGCAATGGTACAAATGAAGTGAGGACGTGTTTATCCACGAATCATTTATTTAGCTAAGGTTTCCCACGGTTAATTTTCTAACAAACCTTCACATAAAATGTGACCTGTGGCTGAACCCTGCAGCTAATTAAGAAAAACAAAATCCAATCCAACTGGTGTAAGTAGAGGAACTTACATTGAATAGAAAACCAACTGGGAATTCGCAAAAAAGTATCCAAAAAAACCTTCCTGTCAGACCTACACCCTTTCATAACTGTGATGTTAGCAAGCAATGGTCAGATTCTTGTGTTTGAAATGGTGCCACGCTTAACTcttaaaaatacaaaacttcatATAGAAATCAGAGCTATATAGATTCAAGGgcacaaaatatttaaaaaacccTACTTACGTCTGCATATAATTTGGTTGAGCAAGTTCATCAGTTCTGTGGGACTAACCTCCATGTCCTGCAAAATAAAGGTCCTTTAGACTACAATACTTGGCattaatcactacatggtttaggaccaaagtatatcactaacatgcttccactatataagccttctataccgctaagatcttctgaaaccaatctgttagtgattcccagagtaaatacaaaacatgggaaagcaggatttagttactatgcaacaaatagctggaataaacttcctgaagatttaagacttgcctcaactttgaccacttttaaaacaagactgaaaacttttatgtttactttagctttcagctaaatcttaactacattgcacttttaacttttgcactttttataatgcatttttaattttgcttttcttttcttttaattcttctattttatttcattttattatttcattttattgtatgacatgtttttatgtgaagcactttgagtctgcctcgtgtatgaaatgtgctatgtaaataaagttgccttgccttgccttaattCAAAGTGACTATTCAGGCACCAACTGCAGGAAGAACACAAGGAAACCCACAACCACTTTCAAAAATATCttcatctcctaatctgaggaaggacattcttgccatagagggagtacagagaaggttcaccagactgattcctgggatgtcaggactttcatatgaagaaagactggatagacgcggcttgtactcactagaatttagaagattgaggggggggggggggatcttatagaaacttacaaaattcttaaggggttggacaggctagatgcaggaagattgttcccgatgttggggaagtccagaacaaggggtcacagtttaaggataaaggggaaatcttttaggactgagatgagaaaaacatttttttacacagagagtggtgaatctctggaattctctgctacagaaggtagtcgaggccagttcattggctatatttaagagggagttaatgtggcccttgtggctaaagggatcagggggtatggagagaaggcaggtacaggataccgagttggatgatcagccatgatcatattgaatggcggtgcaggctcgaagggccgaatggcctactcctgcacctattttttatgtttcaatgtttctatgtttccactgtTATCAAACCTTGAACAGACCTCTTGTAAGCCAAGGATGAATTCCTGATAGTCCAATCTACCTTATTTCAGttcctgaacttttttttttttttttaatatacctaATATAACTGATAAATATACTAGAAGCAATAATACAATCAATTATTTGTTGCATTGATGcgcttgtaaagctgcagcaagaattTATGGTTCTTGCCCCgaaacccattccttttctccagacatgctgcctgtccctctgagtcacttcagcattttgtgtctatcttcggtttaaaccagcatctgcagttcattcccaaacaagaattgcattgttctgtttCCAGTGCATCTGAccattttaaaaaacattcttgattatttacagcagccaattagccCGTTGAATCCTCGCGTCTATGGAatgtgtgtggaaaccggagcacccagaggaaacccacgtggtcacagtgagagcatgcaaactccacaaagacaggaccagagatcaggattgaagccAAGTTGTTGGAGCTTCAAGGTGGCAGCTCTACCaacagcaccactgtgcctcccacaaTAGTTTCTGTCTGTTGTTTCccaaaagagggagggggggggagggaaggaatgaCCCAAGGCAGGCTTCTCCCGCTCACTGCCTCCAGCAGTTGCTTATTAAAGGTTGGGTCGAAAGCTAATTAAGGGTAGGTCtggtgactcacacacacagcgtGCAAAAATCTCACCAGCAACATCTacatcagtgattcccaacctggggccatatggcaaatttcagggggggccacagaaaaattttgggatctagggggccacaggttcaatgaagggggccacagagctaccctgTTGCCtcttaaatttcagttctaataaatgtagatctatgtagttgaaatatttttgatgtttgtggaatagaataaaagagaatatatgcaaTTAAtagactgatatttttatggaaggtattataatattgaagtactttttttctgctaataatgtcatggggggggcacagaaaaattaaaagatcccatgagctaaaaaaggttgggaactatTGATCTACATCAAGTTCCCTAATGTTACAGGATATGATCATTCACTTTCCCTTCATTACCCCCGCCCCCATACACTGAGCAATAGGAGCAGTAATCAGCCACATAACTCCCTAGAAAATGCACCAGCATTCAACATGACAAAGGCTGATCTGCCCCAGGTTTCATCTCTTCCTCTGTCCCAGATCCATGGGCACTTACAtaaaaacagagaaaataggtgcaggagtgggccattcagctcttcgagccattcaatatgatcgtggctgatcatccagaattagtgccccgttcctgctttctctctccccacatcccttgattccgttagccctaagagcagtaTCCGACTTAATATGGGTCAAGCCTGCAGACCTTGCAGGGGGGTCGAAGAGTTTCGAACGAGGGAGTGGTCAGTTGCGTGCACATTTCAAACTTACATCTCCAGCCAGCCGTTTGAAGATTTGCCGGAACTTTCTTTCCTCGTCGTTCTCAGAGGACTCAATCTGTGAAACATGGCGGGGCTGTTCGGCCTAGGAAGCAAGAGTCAAAAAGTCAGCAGAAGTCCTAGAAGCCCAACAGACAGCCCTACTACAAAATGTGGTCATAATCTTGTGTTAATGAGCTCGAGATAAGGAAATCATTTTGGCCACAATCAACGCCCACAACTTTCCCCAACCCTTAAAAGTTGATAACGTTAGTTCAAGGAGCCAGCCTGCTCCAGGATATTGGTTGCATTGAAAATTCTGACTGCACATATTCTTGCAAGCTAttacattaatgggcctgtcccacttacacaactttttcggcgactgccggcacccgtcataggtcgttacaggtcagcggaaattttcaacatgttgaaaatgcagTGGTGACCAGaagaaaggtacgactctttgggcgattactcacgaccatacaggcttcaccccgcgacatgtcgccagggtgtcgcctatacggccgtgagtcgtctcctcagtcgcccaaagagtcatagcgtccttctggtcgccgctggattttcaacatgtcgcgtaagtgggacaggcccttaactgtcacATGCGACGAGACAGTGAGATCCTTCGTTTTGcagacccaaggtatgcaaagagtcgctacataaagggcacAGACAAGGTTACAAAGTAACCCATACCAAGTCCTCCTTATtcgaccccccctccccatcaccgGGTCCTCCTtggttccccttcccccccccccacaaaaagaggtccccctcttcccctccccacagTAGTTTCCCCATACCAGTTCCTCCTTTgatcttccccccttcccccccccccccaccccccaagatAATGACCCCAATAAACAACCGATTGCACTAACCACAGCCCATCACATGCCACTGCAGGGAAGACCACACTTGCCCCTTTCCATTCCTCCAGCTCTTCCCTTCCTAACATCCAAGGATTCACAGTTGTAAACACCCCGTCACCATAGGTGGTAACAAAGTGTTTCAGTAATGTGGGATGGAACTGCatctgctggtttataccgggtCAGTTACTGAcctactgatttactccagcattttgtgtctatgaagtATTCCAAATTTGATTAATCCATGAATCCTCCCCACCTAGTGAGCCCAAATCTTCAATAAACAAAAATATGTAATCTTTATCCTCCAGTAACTATCTAGGAATGATTGTTCAAGGCCAAACGATCAGAATGCAAGCCAATGGTTTCAGGCAACGTTACTACTTCCCCAGAGCACAAGggtcatcgaaacatagaaaataggtgcaggaggaggccattcagcccagcaccaccattcattgtgatcatggctgatcgtccccaatcaataacctgtgtctgccttctccccatatcccttgattccactagcccctagagctctatctaactctctcttaaatccatccagtgacttggcctccactgccctctgtggcagggaattccacaaattcacaactctctgggtgaaaaagttttttctcacctcagtcttaaatgacctcccctttattctaagactgtggcccctggttctggactcgcccaacattgggaacatttttcctgcatctagcttgtccggtccttttatgattttatatgttcaGGGTtgatcactccccccccccccccccccgctgtccCAGACTATCGAAAATCGGTCGACAGTTATAACATGATGCATAGCGCAAGTGTGAACACTCTAAACTTAAACCAAGTATTAATCCCGACTGGCTTTAAAGACAAAGGCAGGTTGGATGTACTCACCGGTCCGCTGGACATTTGGCTATAAGACGGCAaaggagaaagggaaagagagagagaaaaaatgttAAAACTTCCACACATCTTAGATTTTCGATATGCATGTTAACAGTGCACCATGTCAGGGATAGCTCCATGCATacagcggggtgggagattgcaaccttcacatggtccaccctgtttcgacaaatgcaatcaacccggcgtgcacaatcaaataaaacaagttgtccggcaactttaggctgttcatgccatacacaagaagaatatCCACACAGCACATACGCTGCCTGCAAGATTCCTTCCCTCATGCATAAACCAACATCCCTTTTCCCAGATCAgtggaattaataataataataatggatgggatttatatagcgcctttctaatactcaaggcgctttacatcgcattattcattcactcctcagtcacactcgggggtggtaagctacttatgtagccacagctgccctggggcagactgacggaagcgtggctgccattctgcgcctacggcccctccgaccaccaccaatcactcacacacattcacacacaggcaaaggcgggtgaagtgtcttgcccaaggacacaacgacagtatgcactccaagcgggattcgaaccggctaccttccggttgccagccgaacacttagcccattgtgccatctgtcgtcccaattaaATACCAgagggtccaggaacagcttcttccctgcagctgttacattactcaacactgtacctcgatgattgccaatcaccccctcccccggacactccttccaccagggaaAAAAAATTTGCACTACTCTgactatgcacgtaaatatatttatttattgctcatattctatgtcgctcttctagggagatgctaactgcaattcgttgtctctgtactgtacactgcacaatgacaataaagtttgaatctgaatcgatttaagttgagggggggggtggatttaTTAGTAAttcaaggggcaactttttttttccctttcatttcttacacaaagggtgggaggtacatggaacgagctgccagaggaggtagtagagccagtgcaatttcaacatttaaaaagcatttggacaggtacatggataggtttagagggatacgggccacagGCAGGCAGGTGCGAGTGTAGACAGATTAGTGtagtgttggttggtgtgggcagattgggctgaaggacccgtttccacgctgtataactctataattATTAAGCATCAGAAAGTGAACAAGTTCCACACACAATCAAACGCCTCAGTGTGTCCAACCCATAAACCTCCAACACCCAGCCAGACCGGACCCCACCCATTCGGCCCCAGTATAGATATCCATCACCCTCCCGATCGCATAGATGCCCGAGACAGCGCCAAGTCTAAGCCCACACGCTCGATCCTTTGTCGAGATGCCACACTGGCACACCACAACTGCTCACCACTCTGAGGCTACAGACAAGGTTTTAATCTGTGCGCCCAACTCGAGAAAGGACAATACCAAACTAAGAAGATAACTACGTCTAGAGTGAAGACACATTTGGCAGCACAGTATTAGTTGTAAATCAATAGCCACAAAATTctctcagtcatagagtgatacagtgtggaaacaggcccctcagcccaacttgcccacacagtcccatcaacactagtcccacctgcccgcgtttggtccatacacCTCCAAACTTGTCGTATCCATGTAACTCCCATGGAAATGCTGATTAGAGGTTAGCGGTCAGTCTTTTGTCATATTAGCCACACAATCCACCATGTATTGTGATCCACTGAGTGTGAAACAGTGACCCCTTTAAAGTCAAAATGGGAAGTGTCATCAAAGCCAATTCAATCAGTGTTGTTAGTTGACGGTTCCAGATAGGAGGCTTCATGCAAGTTTTTGGCTGCGGTTCAAATCAAATACCTGATATTTTCTAAAGAGAAAGATCTGGATGCTGAAAGGAATTGACTTATGAGGAGATATTATCTGCAATCGGGTATTTTGATTGGgctttttttaaaagacaaaagCTAAATTTGTAAAATCAATATAAACTGCATTGGtggctaacatagaaacatagaaaataggtgcaggagtaggccattctgcccttcgagcctgcagaccgccattcaatacgatcatggctgatcatccaactcagtatcctgtacctgccttctctccataccccctgatccctttcgccacaagggccacatctaactccctcttaaatatagccaatgaactgtggcctcaactaccttctgtggcaga
The nucleotide sequence above comes from Amblyraja radiata isolate CabotCenter1 chromosome 41, sAmbRad1.1.pri, whole genome shotgun sequence. Encoded proteins:
- the capns1 gene encoding calpain small subunit 1; translation: MFQIGKLLGGGGSGIAGQLLQGLAGVIGQMSSGPAEQPRHVSQIESSENDEERKFRQIFKRLAGDDMEVSPTELMNLLNQIICRHPDLKTDGFSLESCRSMVAVMDSDSTGRLGFEEFKYLWNKIKLWQGVYKRYDADKSGTINSQELPGAFEAAGYPLNEELYRLLYRRYANESGDMDFDNYIACLVRLDAMLRSFKALDKDNNGCIKVNIVEWLQLTMYS